Proteins from a single region of Novosphingobium sp. CECT 9465:
- a CDS encoding amidohydrolase family protein has translation MPIDLSRIKAIDVHVHAEISCHDPEDPVMGKFFDAASAYFKAPRERPKMPEIVEIYREQQIAFCMFTVDAECGMGAKRVSNYEVAEMALKNDDICMAFASIDPHKGKFGAREARDLIENYGVKGFKFHNIVQDCHPADRVGYPIYEVIAEYGLPAIFHTGHSGMGTGMRGGGGMRLKYGQPMLVDDVAVDFPDMKIILAHPSWPWVDESLSMALHKDNVFIDLSGWSPKYFAPQIIQYANTQLRKKMLFGSDFPLIHPQKWIDAALKVGFKDEVLPGIMKDNAARLLGLV, from the coding sequence GTGCCCATCGACCTTTCCAGGATCAAGGCGATCGACGTTCACGTCCATGCCGAAATTTCGTGCCATGATCCCGAAGATCCGGTGATGGGCAAGTTTTTCGATGCGGCATCGGCCTATTTCAAGGCCCCGCGTGAACGGCCCAAGATGCCGGAGATCGTCGAAATCTATCGCGAACAGCAGATCGCGTTCTGCATGTTCACGGTCGATGCGGAATGCGGCATGGGCGCCAAGCGCGTGTCGAACTATGAAGTGGCCGAGATGGCGCTGAAGAACGATGACATCTGCATGGCGTTCGCCTCGATCGATCCGCACAAGGGCAAGTTCGGTGCGCGCGAGGCCCGCGATCTGATCGAGAACTACGGGGTCAAGGGCTTCAAGTTTCACAACATCGTGCAGGATTGCCATCCGGCAGACCGGGTCGGTTATCCGATCTACGAAGTCATCGCCGAATATGGCTTGCCTGCGATATTCCACACCGGGCATTCGGGCATGGGCACGGGTATGCGCGGCGGCGGCGGGATGCGGCTGAAGTATGGCCAGCCGATGCTGGTCGATGATGTTGCGGTCGATTTTCCCGACATGAAGATCATCCTCGCCCATCCTTCATGGCCGTGGGTCGATGAAAGCCTGTCGATGGCGCTGCACAAGGATAACGTGTTCATCGATCTTTCGGGCTGGTCGCCAAAGTACTTTGCCCCGCAGATCATCCAGTATGCCAATACCCAGCTTCGCAAGAAGATGCTGTTCGGATCGGACTTTCCGCTGATCCATCCGCAAAAGTGGATCGATGCGGCGTTGAAGGTCGGTTTCAAGGATGAAGTGCTGCCGGGCATCATGAAAGATAACGCCGCCCGCCTGCTCGGCCTGGTCTGA
- a CDS encoding beta-lactamase hydrolase domain-containing protein: protein MSDPADIRAWQRLDAETTTSGRIEDRDVARLAALGVAHVINLALETHPEALAGEGDKLRQHGIVYTHIPVPFDAPGEDHFAAFAKAVEAGPKPVHVHCIMNWRVSAFFYRLNRDHRAMAEAQARAIMERQWSPEGNDRPEAQVWADFIARSDR from the coding sequence GTGTCCGACCCGGCCGACATCCGAGCATGGCAGCGTCTCGATGCGGAAACGACCACGTCAGGCCGGATCGAGGATCGGGATGTGGCGCGGCTGGCTGCGCTTGGCGTGGCCCATGTCATCAACCTGGCACTGGAAACCCATCCTGAAGCGCTGGCGGGCGAAGGCGACAAGCTGCGCCAGCACGGCATTGTCTATACCCATATCCCGGTGCCGTTCGATGCTCCGGGCGAGGATCACTTTGCCGCATTTGCCAAGGCGGTCGAAGCCGGGCCAAAGCCGGTTCACGTCCACTGCATCATGAACTGGCGCGTCTCGGCATTCTTCTATCGCCTGAACCGCGATCACCGCGCCATGGCCGAAGCACAGGCTCGCGCGATCATGGAGCGCCAGTGGTCGCCCGAAGGCAACGATCGGCCCGAAGCCCAGGTATGGGCCGATTTCATCGCACGGAGCGACAGATGA
- the purU gene encoding formyltetrahydrofolate deformylase, protein MSASLILTLSCEDKPGIVARVTGNLFDSGANIQEAQQFDDLQSGRFFMRVVFNPGDSSVEDFRTSFAPVADQFAMEWNIRDTSVNRKVILMVSKFDHCLGDLLYRTRIGELPMDIVAILGNHPKEALNISLLGDMPYHHLPITKDTKPQQEAEIKRIVTETGAELVVLARYMQILSDDLASFLSGRCINIHHSFLPSFKGAKPYHQAHARGVKMIGATGHYVTTDLDEGPIIHQDVETVTHADSPEDLVRKGRDVERRVLAEAVRLHLEDRALVNGTKTVVFKS, encoded by the coding sequence ATGAGCGCTTCGTTGATTCTGACGCTGTCGTGCGAGGACAAGCCGGGCATCGTCGCCCGCGTTACCGGAAATCTTTTCGATTCCGGCGCCAACATTCAGGAAGCGCAGCAATTCGACGATTTGCAGAGCGGACGCTTCTTCATGCGCGTCGTGTTCAATCCGGGCGATTCGTCCGTCGAGGATTTTCGCACGTCATTCGCGCCGGTGGCAGACCAGTTCGCGATGGAATGGAACATCCGCGACACATCCGTGAATCGCAAGGTAATCCTGATGGTCAGCAAGTTCGACCATTGCCTGGGCGATCTGCTCTATCGCACGCGCATCGGCGAACTGCCGATGGATATCGTTGCGATCCTGGGCAACCATCCGAAGGAAGCCCTGAACATTTCGCTGCTGGGCGACATGCCTTATCATCACCTGCCGATCACCAAGGATACCAAGCCGCAGCAGGAAGCCGAAATCAAGCGCATCGTCACAGAAACGGGCGCTGAATTGGTCGTCTTGGCGCGCTACATGCAGATCCTTTCGGACGATCTGGCCTCGTTCCTTTCGGGCCGCTGCATCAACATCCACCACTCGTTCCTGCCAAGCTTCAAGGGCGCCAAGCCCTATCATCAGGCCCATGCGCGCGGCGTGAAGATGATCGGGGCGACCGGCCACTACGTCACCACTGATCTCGACGAAGGTCCCATCATTCATCAGGACGTCGAAACGGTCACCCATGCCGACAGCCCTGAAGACCTCGTGCGCAAGGGCCGTGACGTCGAACGCCGCGTCCTTGCAGAAGCCGTGCGCCTGCACCTTGAAGACCGTGCGCTGGTCAACGGCACCAAGACGGTCGTATTCAAGAGTTGA
- a CDS encoding class I adenylate-forming enzyme family protein, whose product MRAIDYFDRGHDRNPQRLAIVDTENGLKLTFAETRALSQRIAAALQKGGFENQDLLGLYGPNDGMLLVALLAMWRANGKWVPVNTRNAIDANAAYINYVRLKWMVYHSSKADEVDQLKALCPTLRHFVCLDKRMGDDPSLEEFIAGVSEVDFVEPEVDAFGNLMDMVGIFPTGGTTGPSKGANVTNLGWGTMIETAADGMGGRTDDPVALVSAPITHAAGPIALSTMSLGATQVILPGFDADAVLRTIGDYKVTHMYLPPTAMYQLLASPEIDKHDYSSLKIFILVGSPCSPEKLRQAVEIFGPAMCQSYGQVECPMIVAWFPPEDVARFATAAPEKLASCGKPTRSIRVALLDDDGKEVPLGEAGEICVRGALVTHSYFEKPEETAEIRKFGWHHTGDVGKLDEDGYLYIVDRKKDMVVSGGFNVFTAEVEAAVTELAAVREACVFGIPHEKWGEQVHAVVVADGITDAEIIAYTKQRLGGVKAPKSVEFVESIPRTAAGKMDKKALRIKYWGDVQRMVN is encoded by the coding sequence GTGCGCGCCATCGATTATTTTGACCGCGGCCATGACCGCAATCCGCAGCGTCTTGCCATTGTCGATACCGAGAATGGCCTGAAACTTACTTTCGCGGAAACCAGGGCGCTTTCGCAACGGATTGCCGCGGCGCTGCAAAAGGGCGGTTTCGAGAATCAGGACCTGCTCGGCCTATATGGTCCAAACGATGGCATGCTTCTGGTGGCCCTGCTGGCGATGTGGCGCGCCAACGGCAAATGGGTGCCAGTCAACACGCGCAACGCGATCGATGCCAATGCCGCCTATATCAACTATGTCCGCCTGAAATGGATGGTCTACCATTCGTCGAAGGCCGATGAAGTGGATCAGCTGAAGGCCCTGTGCCCGACGCTTCGCCACTTCGTCTGCCTTGACAAGCGCATGGGCGATGATCCCAGTCTTGAGGAATTCATCGCAGGGGTTTCCGAGGTGGACTTCGTGGAGCCGGAAGTCGATGCGTTCGGCAACCTGATGGACATGGTCGGCATCTTTCCCACCGGCGGCACCACCGGCCCATCGAAGGGCGCGAACGTCACCAACCTTGGCTGGGGCACGATGATCGAAACCGCGGCTGACGGCATGGGCGGGCGCACGGATGATCCGGTGGCGCTGGTCTCTGCTCCGATCACCCATGCGGCAGGTCCCATCGCGCTTTCGACGATGAGCCTTGGCGCAACGCAGGTGATCCTGCCCGGCTTCGATGCAGATGCCGTGCTCAGGACGATTGGCGACTACAAGGTCACGCACATGTACCTGCCGCCAACGGCAATGTACCAGTTGCTCGCCTCGCCTGAGATCGACAAGCACGATTATTCATCGCTGAAAATCTTCATCCTTGTCGGATCGCCGTGCAGCCCGGAAAAGCTGCGGCAGGCGGTGGAAATCTTCGGTCCGGCCATGTGCCAGTCCTATGGCCAGGTGGAATGCCCGATGATCGTGGCCTGGTTCCCGCCAGAGGACGTGGCGCGGTTTGCCACTGCGGCTCCTGAAAAACTGGCATCCTGCGGAAAGCCCACCCGGTCGATCCGGGTGGCGTTGCTGGATGACGACGGCAAGGAGGTGCCCTTGGGCGAGGCGGGCGAGATTTGCGTACGGGGCGCGCTGGTCACCCATTCCTACTTTGAAAAGCCGGAAGAAACCGCCGAAATCCGCAAGTTCGGCTGGCACCATACCGGCGACGTCGGCAAGCTGGACGAGGACGGTTATCTCTACATCGTCGACCGCAAGAAGGACATGGTCGTATCGGGCGGATTCAATGTGTTCACGGCAGAGGTCGAGGCTGCCGTTACCGAACTCGCAGCCGTGCGTGAGGCTTGTGTGTTCGGCATCCCGCATGAAAAGTGGGGCGAACAGGTTCATGCCGTGGTTGTGGCCGATGGCATCACCGATGCGGAAATCATCGCTTATACAAAGCAGCGCCTGGGCGGGGTGAAGGCGCCGAAATCTGTGGAATTTGTGGAATCCATTCCGCGCACCGCAGCGGGCAAGATGGACAAGAAAGCGCTGCGCATCAAGTATTGGGGCGATGTCCAGCGCATGGTGAACTGA
- a CDS encoding VOC family protein, giving the protein MNVNALDHVNIITDRLDVTAEFYKALLGLERRDAPAPMTPDNAQWMYDGQDRPIIHINAVDCPRAFEREVQPGSLTGAIHHVALNCSGYDEVLARICDAGLEFQVNTIEAIGLRQIFTADPNNVLLELNFFGD; this is encoded by the coding sequence ATGAATGTCAATGCATTGGACCATGTCAACATCATCACCGACCGGCTCGATGTCACGGCCGAATTCTACAAGGCGCTGCTGGGACTCGAACGACGAGACGCTCCTGCCCCAATGACACCGGATAACGCGCAATGGATGTACGATGGGCAGGATCGTCCGATCATCCACATCAACGCGGTCGATTGCCCCCGCGCCTTCGAACGCGAAGTCCAGCCCGGCTCGCTCACTGGCGCGATCCATCACGTCGCGCTCAATTGCAGCGGTTACGACGAAGTGCTGGCACGGATTTGCGACGCGGGCCTGGAATTCCAGGTCAACACGATCGAAGCCATCGGCCTGCGCCAGATTTTCACCGCGGATCCCAATAACGTACTGCTCGAACTGAACTTCTTCGGCGATTAG
- a CDS encoding SDR family NAD(P)-dependent oxidoreductase, with translation MTDLSGKHIVITGASTGIGRASATCFAAAGATVTMIARRAELLEQAADELGGKAAWAAADVADKAQLVAALDKAVAANGPIDGLFLNAGIGGTFAAIEDYTDETFDAVMAVNVKGAFWAIQHVLPSMKQRGQGAILLTGSLASERGLPMNAGYVASKHAVLGLSRAVANEAAEFGIRCNCILPGLIETPMLDGLPPEAATQMAKAVPQGRTGKPEELAQVAAFLLSDAASHVTAQGWAVDGGMLGTMRV, from the coding sequence ATGACCGACCTTTCCGGCAAGCACATCGTCATCACCGGCGCATCGACCGGGATTGGCCGGGCCAGCGCCACCTGCTTTGCCGCAGCAGGCGCAACCGTGACGATGATTGCGCGCCGCGCCGAGCTGCTCGAACAGGCGGCGGACGAGCTTGGCGGCAAGGCCGCGTGGGCGGCGGCAGATGTTGCCGACAAGGCGCAACTTGTCGCGGCGCTGGACAAGGCGGTCGCCGCCAATGGTCCGATTGACGGGCTGTTCCTCAACGCCGGGATCGGTGGCACGTTCGCCGCGATAGAGGATTATACCGACGAAACCTTCGATGCGGTCATGGCCGTGAACGTAAAGGGTGCGTTCTGGGCGATCCAGCATGTGCTGCCATCGATGAAGCAGCGCGGGCAGGGGGCGATCCTGCTGACCGGAAGCCTTGCCAGCGAACGCGGATTGCCGATGAACGCAGGCTATGTTGCCAGCAAGCATGCCGTTCTGGGGCTATCGCGCGCGGTGGCCAATGAGGCGGCAGAATTCGGCATTCGCTGCAATTGCATCCTGCCGGGCCTGATCGAAACGCCCATGCTCGATGGCCTTCCGCCCGAAGCCGCAACGCAGATGGCCAAGGCCGTGCCGCAGGGGCGCACCGGAAAGCCCGAAGAGCTGGCGCAAGTCGCCGCGTTCCTGCTGTCGGATGCGGCAAGCCACGTCACCGCCCAAGGCTGGGCCGTGGACGGCGGCATGCTGGGAACGATGCGCGTTTGA
- a CDS encoding alpha/beta fold hydrolase has translation MAGFVLIHGSWHGGWCFDPVAQLLRERGHTVLAPTLPGMGGTAEEMAAVTLDGWGEFVAQHCRDLKAQLGGAPVVLAGHSRGGLVISTAAQAHPAAMDALVYICAMMLPSGMSRAEFKQIEGPNPAFDGIISPVHGGVATVIDVANAGAVFAQISSPDLVAAVLPRLQAEPHAPRLQKLQLTPDRYGTLARTYIECTLDRTIPIDSQRKMQRYSPGAKVVTLEADHSPYLSTPVQLADALEGAIPG, from the coding sequence ATGGCGGGATTTGTCCTGATCCATGGTTCGTGGCACGGCGGCTGGTGTTTCGATCCGGTGGCGCAATTGCTGCGCGAACGCGGACACACCGTGCTGGCCCCGACGTTGCCCGGCATGGGGGGGACGGCGGAGGAAATGGCCGCCGTCACGCTCGACGGATGGGGCGAATTTGTTGCGCAGCATTGCCGCGATCTCAAAGCGCAACTGGGCGGCGCGCCGGTGGTTCTGGCAGGCCATTCGCGTGGCGGACTGGTCATCTCCACCGCTGCACAAGCGCACCCTGCGGCGATGGATGCACTGGTCTATATCTGTGCGATGATGCTGCCATCGGGCATGAGCCGGGCCGAATTCAAGCAGATCGAAGGTCCCAATCCAGCGTTCGACGGCATCATCAGCCCGGTGCACGGCGGCGTTGCCACGGTGATTGACGTGGCCAATGCCGGCGCGGTCTTCGCCCAGATTTCATCGCCCGATCTCGTCGCCGCCGTGTTGCCGCGTTTGCAGGCAGAACCGCATGCGCCGCGTTTGCAGAAGCTCCAGCTGACGCCGGATCGCTATGGCACATTGGCGCGCACATATATCGAATGTACGCTGGACCGGACGATCCCGATTGACAGCCAGCGCAAGATGCAACGCTATTCACCGGGTGCCAAGGTGGTGACGCTGGAAGCGGATCACAGTCCCTATCTGTCGACCCCGGTGCAACTGGCCGATGCGCTGGAGGGCGCGATTCCAGGGTGA
- a CDS encoding glutathione S-transferase family protein translates to MERFMALKYYHAEPLANSLKSMAPLKEKGLDYESVYVDLHKFEQHSEWFTAINPEGQVPVLDHDGAIITHTTVINEYLEDAFPDAQPADAPLRPRDPVGAARMRYWNKFVDEHVMNFVSMHGWHRMVGVIARNIESGDFEKLLESIPLPDQRKKWSTARSGFSEADLANATAKIEYAVEKVEKQLAQSRWLAGDTYTLADINFYSHCGMMVERMFPEMDIAIRAPRLIEWRDRVTARPAMAEALKSEDRTAPGLRVWSGEVR, encoded by the coding sequence ATGGAGAGATTTATGGCCCTGAAATATTACCACGCCGAACCTTTGGCGAATTCGCTCAAATCCATGGCGCCGCTCAAGGAAAAAGGGCTGGATTACGAGAGCGTCTACGTCGATCTGCACAAGTTCGAGCAGCATTCCGAATGGTTTACCGCGATCAATCCCGAAGGGCAGGTTCCTGTGCTGGACCATGATGGCGCAATCATCACGCACACCACGGTGATCAACGAATACCTCGAAGACGCATTCCCCGATGCGCAGCCTGCCGATGCGCCATTGCGTCCGCGCGATCCCGTGGGCGCGGCGCGGATGCGCTACTGGAACAAGTTCGTCGACGAACATGTGATGAACTTCGTTTCGATGCACGGCTGGCACCGCATGGTCGGCGTAATCGCGCGCAACATCGAAAGCGGCGATTTCGAGAAACTGCTGGAAAGCATCCCCTTGCCCGATCAGCGCAAGAAGTGGTCGACGGCACGGTCGGGATTTTCCGAGGCCGATCTTGCCAATGCCACGGCCAAGATCGAATACGCCGTGGAAAAGGTCGAGAAGCAACTGGCGCAATCAAGGTGGCTGGCAGGCGACACTTACACGCTGGCCGACATCAACTTCTATTCGCATTGCGGGATGATGGTCGAGCGCATGTTCCCTGAAATGGACATAGCCATCCGTGCGCCACGCCTGATCGAGTGGCGTGACCGTGTGACCGCGCGTCCGGCCATGGCTGAAGCGCTCAAGAGCGAGGACCGCACTGCGCCGGGGCTGCGCGTGTGGTCGGGCGAAGTACGCTGA
- a CDS encoding aldehyde dehydrogenase family protein — MNDMTTISRDQRDYSDAAKAFLARKPQLFINNEWVDSSHGAVIEVEDPSNGKVVGHVVDASDKDVDRAVAAARAAFDDGRWSNLPPMVRDRTMNRVADLLEANADLFAELEAIDNGKPKRMAGAIDIPGAISQLRFMAGWASKVAGETTQPYTMPNGTVFSYTVKEPVGVCAQIVPWNFPLLMASLKIAPALAAGCTLVLKPAEQTSLTALKLADLVVEAGFPAGVVNIITGNGHTAGDRMVKHPDVDKVAFTGSTEIGKLINRNATATMKRVTLELGGKSPVVVMPDVDVAQTAPGVAGAIFFNAGQVCVAGSRLYAHRSVYDQVLEGMTQTAPFWAPRASLDPEAHMGPLVSKEQHDRVMGYIDAGKRDGASVVMGGDAPTTDGGYYVNPTILANVNPQMSVVREEIFGPVVVAQRFDDLDEVAKMANDTCFGLGAGVWTRDVAVMHKLAAKIKSGTVWGNCHAMIDTALPFGGYKESGMGREQGRAGVEAYLETKTVIIQL; from the coding sequence ATGAACGACATGACCACGATCTCGCGCGACCAGCGCGATTACTCGGATGCCGCCAAGGCGTTTCTCGCGCGCAAGCCGCAGCTGTTCATCAACAACGAATGGGTCGATAGCAGCCACGGCGCGGTGATCGAGGTGGAAGACCCATCCAATGGCAAGGTCGTTGGCCACGTGGTCGATGCCTCGGACAAGGATGTAGATCGCGCGGTTGCTGCTGCGCGCGCGGCTTTCGACGATGGCCGCTGGTCGAACCTGCCGCCGATGGTGCGCGACCGCACGATGAACCGCGTTGCCGATCTGCTTGAAGCCAATGCCGATCTGTTTGCCGAACTCGAAGCGATCGACAACGGCAAGCCCAAACGCATGGCTGGTGCGATCGACATTCCCGGCGCTATCAGTCAGTTGCGCTTCATGGCGGGCTGGGCAAGCAAGGTGGCGGGCGAGACGACGCAGCCCTACACCATGCCCAACGGCACCGTATTCAGCTACACGGTCAAGGAGCCGGTGGGCGTCTGCGCGCAGATCGTGCCGTGGAACTTCCCGCTGCTGATGGCCTCGCTCAAGATTGCGCCTGCGCTGGCCGCTGGCTGCACACTCGTTCTCAAGCCTGCCGAGCAGACCTCGCTCACCGCGCTCAAACTGGCCGATCTGGTGGTGGAGGCGGGCTTCCCGGCGGGGGTGGTCAATATCATAACGGGCAACGGCCACACTGCCGGCGATCGCATGGTCAAGCACCCCGATGTCGATAAGGTGGCCTTCACCGGATCGACCGAAATCGGCAAGCTGATCAACCGCAATGCCACGGCCACGATGAAGCGCGTGACATTGGAGCTGGGCGGAAAATCGCCAGTCGTGGTCATGCCCGATGTCGATGTGGCGCAGACCGCGCCCGGCGTTGCCGGTGCGATCTTCTTCAACGCAGGGCAGGTCTGCGTGGCCGGATCGCGGCTTTATGCCCACCGTTCGGTCTACGATCAGGTGCTGGAAGGGATGACCCAGACTGCACCGTTCTGGGCGCCGCGCGCCTCGCTCGATCCCGAAGCCCATATGGGACCGCTGGTCAGCAAGGAACAGCATGACCGGGTGATGGGCTATATCGATGCGGGCAAGCGCGATGGCGCCAGCGTGGTCATGGGCGGCGATGCCCCGACGACCGATGGTGGTTACTATGTGAACCCGACGATCCTTGCCAACGTGAACCCGCAGATGTCGGTGGTGCGCGAGGAAATCTTCGGCCCGGTCGTGGTCGCGCAGCGTTTCGATGATCTGGACGAGGTGGCGAAGATGGCCAACGATACCTGCTTCGGCCTCGGCGCGGGCGTGTGGACGCGCGATGTGGCGGTGATGCACAAGCTGGCCGCGAAGATCAAATCGGGCACCGTGTGGGGCAATTGCCATGCCATGATCGATACCGCGCTGCCGTTTGGCGGATACAAGGAATCGGGCATGGGCCGCGAACAGGGCCGGGCGGGTGTCGAGGCTTATCTCGAAACCAAGACCGTCATCATCCAGCTGTGA
- a CDS encoding PQQ-dependent dehydrogenase, methanol/ethanol family gives MKRDRKLKLALAATLAIALPLTACSVKTSAEGGVNAQSIIIGNGANWLSHGRTYDEQRFSPLNQITPANVGNLGLAWFADMDTARGQEATPLVIDGKIYFTTAWSKAKAYDAVSGKLLWEYDPKVPGETAVKACCDVVNRGMAAWGDKLYLGTLDGRLVALDRATGKEVWSTVTVDQTKPYTITGAPRAINGLIIIGNGGAEMGVRGYVTAYDAQTGKQVWRFYTVPDKPGNNDEEYLRKAEATWKGEWWKLGGGGTVWDAMAYDPELDLLYIGVGNGSPWNQAYRSPGGGDNLYLSSIVAIHAKTGEYAWHFQQTPGETWDFTATQHIILADLEIDGKQRKVLMQAPKNGFFYVIDRTNGQFISGNAFVPVNWAKGLDPVTGRPIELPEARYDQTGKPFIGSPGAGGAHSWHPMAYDPTNRLVYIPAQLAAYPYFPAKDWKPQAVGFNTGVDGAAGAMPPIREAREAARAATTGAIVAWDPVEKKERWRINFPGPWNGGMLATAGGLLFQGNAKGLFAAYSSKDGKELWSFPAQTGVVAAPITFTAGGEQYVAVLAGWGGIWPLATGVLADKSGPVRNISRLLVFKIGGKAKLPDAPPFEKRLLNPPPMAGTPETIALGNTLYGQYCNVCHGDAAVGALLPDLRHSGVTADPDTWQSVVHDGILKDNGMIAWSKYMTKDQIEAIRHYVIKRAHEDSALEDSALEDKGG, from the coding sequence ATGAAACGGGATCGCAAGCTGAAACTGGCCCTTGCCGCAACGCTGGCAATCGCCCTGCCTTTGACGGCATGCAGCGTGAAGACCAGTGCCGAAGGTGGGGTAAACGCCCAGTCGATCATCATCGGCAATGGGGCGAACTGGCTGTCCCATGGTCGCACATATGATGAGCAGCGCTTCAGCCCGTTGAACCAGATCACGCCCGCCAACGTGGGGAATCTGGGCCTTGCATGGTTTGCCGATATGGACACCGCGCGCGGGCAGGAAGCCACGCCGCTGGTGATCGACGGCAAGATATACTTCACCACCGCCTGGTCGAAGGCCAAGGCCTATGATGCAGTATCGGGCAAGCTGCTGTGGGAATACGATCCCAAGGTGCCCGGCGAAACCGCCGTCAAGGCGTGTTGCGATGTCGTCAATCGCGGCATGGCGGCGTGGGGTGACAAGCTGTATCTCGGCACGCTCGATGGCCGCCTTGTTGCGCTGGATCGCGCCACCGGCAAGGAAGTCTGGTCCACGGTCACGGTTGACCAGACCAAGCCTTACACCATCACAGGTGCCCCGCGCGCGATCAATGGCCTGATCATCATCGGCAATGGCGGCGCGGAAATGGGGGTGCGCGGCTATGTGACGGCCTATGACGCGCAGACCGGCAAGCAGGTCTGGCGGTTCTACACCGTGCCGGACAAGCCGGGCAACAATGACGAGGAATACCTCAGGAAAGCCGAAGCCACCTGGAAGGGCGAATGGTGGAAGCTGGGCGGCGGCGGCACCGTGTGGGATGCCATGGCCTATGATCCCGAACTCGATCTGCTCTATATCGGTGTCGGCAACGGCAGCCCGTGGAATCAGGCCTACCGTTCTCCCGGCGGCGGCGACAACCTGTACCTGTCATCCATCGTCGCGATCCACGCAAAGACCGGCGAATATGCCTGGCATTTCCAGCAGACGCCTGGCGAAACGTGGGACTTTACCGCCACGCAGCACATCATTCTGGCCGATCTGGAAATCGATGGAAAGCAGCGCAAGGTGCTGATGCAGGCACCCAAGAACGGCTTCTTCTATGTGATAGACCGGACCAACGGCCAGTTCATTTCGGGCAACGCCTTCGTCCCGGTCAACTGGGCCAAGGGTCTCGATCCGGTGACGGGCCGCCCGATCGAACTGCCTGAGGCGCGCTACGACCAGACCGGCAAGCCGTTCATCGGATCACCCGGCGCAGGTGGCGCGCATAGCTGGCATCCGATGGCCTATGACCCCACCAATCGCCTGGTCTATATCCCGGCGCAACTGGCGGCCTATCCCTACTTTCCGGCAAAGGACTGGAAGCCGCAGGCTGTCGGCTTCAATACCGGAGTGGATGGCGCGGCAGGGGCCATGCCCCCCATCCGCGAGGCGCGCGAGGCGGCGCGGGCCGCGACGACGGGCGCCATCGTGGCATGGGACCCGGTGGAGAAGAAGGAACGCTGGCGTATCAACTTTCCGGGGCCATGGAACGGTGGCATGCTGGCAACGGCGGGAGGATTGCTGTTTCAGGGCAACGCCAAGGGCCTGTTCGCAGCCTATTCTTCAAAGGATGGCAAGGAATTGTGGTCGTTCCCGGCGCAAACCGGGGTCGTGGCAGCACCGATCACGTTTACGGCTGGCGGCGAACAATACGTCGCCGTACTGGCCGGGTGGGGCGGCATCTGGCCGCTGGCGACCGGCGTTCTGGCCGACAAGTCAGGGCCGGTGCGCAACATCAGCCGGTTGCTGGTGTTCAAGATCGGCGGCAAGGCGAAGCTGCCCGATGCGCCGCCGTTCGAGAAGCGCCTCCTTAATCCGCCGCCGATGGCAGGGACGCCCGAAACCATCGCCTTGGGCAACACGCTCTACGGCCAGTATTGCAACGTCTGCCACGGTGATGCGGCTGTGGGTGCCTTGCTGCCCGATTTGCGTCACAGCGGCGTCACGGCTGATCCTGACACTTGGCAATCGGTTGTCCATGACGGAATCCTGAAGGACAACGGCATGATTGCGTGGAGCAAGTACATGACGAAGGACCAGATCGAAGCGATCCGCCACTACGTGATCAAGCGCGCGCATGAAGACAGTGCGCTTGAAGACAGTGCGCTTGAAGACAAAGGTGGCTGA